From the genome of Acidihalobacter aeolianus:
GAGGCTGGGCCCGTATCGGTCAGCGATCCGCTGGTTAGCAAGGGAGCGGCATCGATATCCTGGGCATCCATCAGATTCGCGATCCGCTGCAGCGAGGAAAGCAGCAGCGTGCGCTCCCAATCGGCGAGCGCGTCGAGGCGCTCCGCGAAGCGTTCCTGCAGCAGTGGCGGCGCATGTTGAAAGATCTCGATCGCCTTGTCCGTCGGCCTCACGTAGACCCGCCGCTTATCGCTTTCCGAACGAAGCTTGGAAACCAGACCATGGCGCTCCAGTCGCTGCACGATCTCGGTCGTGGTCGCCTGCCCGAGCGAAACTTCCTTGGCCAAATCGCCAACAGTCAGCTCACCGAATGCGATCAGCGCCTTGAGCACCACGGCCTGCGGCCCGGTCAGGCCATGCGTGT
Proteins encoded in this window:
- a CDS encoding MarR family winged helix-turn-helix transcriptional regulator is translated as MIALRRIMRAVEIHSRKLAHTHGLTGPQAVVLKALIAFGELTVGDLAKEVSLGQATTTEIVQRLERHGLVSKLRSESDKRRVYVRPTDKAIEIFQHAPPLLQERFAERLDALADWERTLLLSSLQRIANLMDAQDIDAAPLLTSGSLTDTGPASAAGSHAAKTARKQEA